A stretch of DNA from Polyodon spathula isolate WHYD16114869_AA chromosome 4, ASM1765450v1, whole genome shotgun sequence:
TATTCAGGGGCATATCTTGAATTAGAGTTGCATTTGTCATTGTTGTCTTCCTCTTTAAAGGCCATAGATAAATGTTGGTAAATATTTCTTAAAGAATAAAGACTGGGTTTGCTGTTATACAGCATTAAATAAATCCATGCACGGGGGTCTCTTACAACATATAAGGCCTTTGTAGAGGGCCCTATAACTTCCTGAATAAAAGGAAGCTTCAAAGTCCAGCTTCCACTACTTAAACTAACTACAACACGTGCACTTTGATGAGTAGAAAGATGCCTTCTCAGCTCTCTAATATATTCTGCATCCTGGTCCAGACTTCTTTTTCCCCTGCTTTTGTGTTCAGCCAAAGGCTCCTTTCTTCGTATCTTTTTTCTCTTATCTTTGACAACAGTGGTCCTCTGAACAAGTCTACTTCCTCTTACCTCATTCAACTGAATATTTTGCAGGTGCAGTTTTGTGTTATGGCCAATAGAATGAAACCAGCCCTGTATCATTTTAAAACGGCCACTCTTAACATCAGATTTTGTCCACTCACAAGCATCCACAAATGAGTCAATTTCAAATTCTGTCTCAGGAATATCCAGATGCTCTGTAGGGATtcttacataaataaaatcagaGCTGTTGTAAAACAGGTGCTTTAAAATTTCTGCTCCAGAACCAGGAAGTGATGTAATTACAACAGTTGGCAAATAGAAAAACTGTGAATAAGACTCTTTTGCATCAGTATCTGTTGAGGCCCTTACCCACTTCACTCCACAGAGGGGTTGGTTACAATACATTGATATAAACAACAGCTCTGTAATCCACAGGATAATAACTGTAATTAGAGCACAACGCAAAAATTTATTGAAGCAACTATAAAACTTACGTTGTAAGGCCATAAATACAATGGCGACACACAAGATCACTCCTGCAATTAAATTCACTGTAAACCCAAAATGGAATATAGTTGCAttaactgtgtttttctttagcacAACATCTGTCCCTAAACCAAACCTTGTAACATAATGTATGTCTTCTACTTTGGCATAACCACCAAATCCAAGGTAACTTAATCGTGCGCTAACGTCTTGATAGTTTGTCACAATTGACACAATTTTCTCAGTATTGTTAATATTCACAGCCAACCTCAACCCTTGTTTGCTGTCATCAATAAATCTACAATTTGATAATTTAACATAAGGCCCATGGAATATATAGGCCATTCTTGTAACTGCGCTATccatttgaaatgttacattaacaaatTGTGTCCAACGCGTCTTAAATTCAGCAGCCTGCTCAGCTTCTTGTATCCTAGCAACAGGGCTCTTGCCATGACGATCAAACCAAAACATTTTGTAGTGCGCATCCCATACATCCATTAGGGCACCGTTGAATCTGTCCATAAACCTATAagggatatatttaaaatcaatgtcaAGATTATGAAAGAAGGCACTGACCAAGTTAACTGGAGAATCCTTCTGCCTCTCAATGTGATCTACAACGAGTAGTGTCTGGGAGTTTAGAAGAAGCAGAGCGCGATAGACACTTTTTAATTTCATTGCTGAGGAGTATGCAGATACCGCTTCACCACTTACAAACATCATGTCTTTGTGGTGAGAAGCTGCAATAACCTCTCCAGCTGCCTCTCCAACTTTGTCATCCATCCATCTGAGCCACTTTTCACACTCCCCAAGCTGCCCCTCCCATGGCTCATTACACTGGCTTGTTGGGGACGGAGCAAACAgtaacacattgtttaaaaagctATATTTTGGTCCATAAAGAGCCTCGGATACAAAAACTTGGCCATTGGGGGCAAATGTAAATGAATTTTGATCTGGTTGCTCATGTCCAGGATTAAAGCTTTTCCATCCATCAATCCATGAATATGGTTTAAGGTGAACTATATCATAGATTGCACGGCCTCCTAGTTTTCCAGACTTAAAAGACACAAAAGTATTCCCTTGACTGTTCGGCATTCCAGCTCCATAAGTTACaaccccccagtttgagaaaatATGCATTTTAGATGCCCCAAAGCCATAGGGATGCTGTGGGGTTAGCTGTGCATTGTACCAGATATACTCAGTATGAAGAGTGGTTAATCTGTGTGATGATGACTCTCCCATGGGTCCATCTTTGGGTCGATGCTTTCTGATCTGCTGTGCCAGCCAGTTTCCAGTACCATTTTTTAGCACAAAGGTGTCCAAGAAAACTAACTGGCTTTCAGGACCATAAAACCAGTTGTAGTTAGAGTCAGCTATGCCAACGGTCCTTTGAAATCCAGGCAGCAGCGTGGcataataaaaccagaaatgttGTTTCAGCCAGTTGTTCTCTGTGTTGTCTATACTAAAGTGGCGCTTTGCTAGAAATACATACTGAGTAATTGATTTGGCTGTGTAGCTGCCGTAGGCCACCCCTTCATCCAAGGAACCGTCTACAACATGATTTAACAGAAACATTGTTTTTTCCATACAATTAACAGCAGCTTGTTTCCAAAGCATTGTCTCTGGATCATCATGGACTCCAGTCACTAATGCACCTGTAAGTATTGCTAGAATATTGGTGGCTTGGTGATTTTGCAATAACTGCTTCCCCCAACCTCGGATTTTGGAAAACTCATACATATCTTTCGTTACAGCCCTGATTTTCTTTCGATAGGTGTCTTTACGACTTGTGCTTAGTGAAGCATAAAGAAAATCAAAAGCTGTTGCAAACCCAGTTAAAGAGTGTGCGATGGGTACCTCGTCGTTTGGTGCAGTAGTGACCCCCCAGTCTGGATATGCTGCCATTCTGTCCATAAATTCCACAGCAAATTGAAAAGCAGCTGTGTCCCCTGGGCAAAGAAGGCAATAAAAAGCAAGGGGTGGCAAATTGTTCCCATACATTTCATTCCACTTTGCACTGAAGTCTTCATGCTTTACTGGAGGAAGATACAGCTGTGGTGTGGAAAGCATAGCCATTACTGCATTcctgatcattttaaaaatatggaTGTGTGTAGTGCTAGATTTTTGCCTTAAGCCTTGTATTTCTCCTTGGCCAAAAAATAAATTTGGATGCAAGTTTAAAATATCACTGGTCTGATGTGTGTTTGTATAATAATCAAtgagtttttgttgttgtgactGATCCAGGTAGTCAGTAAATGCATCCTTGTATGAGGAATTGAAAACTCCTGAAAAGGCAGCTCCCAGtgttaaaagtgaaaacaaaattgccGCCCTCCCCATACAGCACGGAGCCATGATGATGATGCGCAAAGCAGtagcttttttttctgattcttgATTAGCTACTTTGCCAAGTAAATGTACATTTAGAAACCTCTACATGGATTGTACTGTGAATATCTTCCAGGTGTATCACCGATGTTTAGGACTATAACGACGATAATATCTAAAACTACTGTAGTCGACCTgctgcaacatttaaataaagtaaacagGAGCAGTCTAGTT
This window harbors:
- the LOC121314182 gene encoding dermatan-sulfate epimerase-like protein — protein: MAPCCMGRAAILFSLLTLGAAFSGVFNSSYKDAFTDYLDQSQQQKLIDYYTNTHQTSDILNLHPNLFFGQGEIQGLRQKSSTTHIHIFKMIRNAVMAMLSTPQLYLPPVKHEDFSAKWNEMYGNNLPPLAFYCLLCPGDTAAFQFAVEFMDRMAAYPDWGVTTAPNDEVPIAHSLTGFATAFDFLYASLSTSRKDTYRKKIRAVTKDMYEFSKIRGWGKQLLQNHQATNILAILTGALVTGVHDDPETMLWKQAAVNCMEKTMFLLNHVVDGSLDEGVAYGSYTAKSITQYVFLAKRHFSIDNTENNWLKQHFWFYYATLLPGFQRTVGIADSNYNWFYGPESQLVFLDTFVLKNGTGNWLAQQIRKHRPKDGPMGESSSHRLTTLHTEYIWYNAQLTPQHPYGFGASKMHIFSNWGVVTYGAGMPNSQGNTFVSFKSGKLGGRAIYDIVHLKPYSWIDGWKSFNPGHEQPDQNSFTFAPNGQVFVSEALYGPKYSFLNNVLLFAPSPTSQCNEPWEGQLGECEKWLRWMDDKVGEAAGEVIAASHHKDMMFVSGEAVSAYSSAMKLKSVYRALLLLNSQTLLVVDHIERQKDSPVNLVSAFFHNLDIDFKYIPYRFMDRFNGALMDVWDAHYKMFWFDRHGKSPVARIQEAEQAAEFKTRWTQFVNVTFQMDSAVTRMAYIFHGPYVKLSNCRFIDDSKQGLRLAVNINNTEKIVSIVTNYQDVSARLSYLGFGGYAKVEDIHYVTRFGLGTDVVLKKNTVNATIFHFGFTVNLIAGVILCVAIVFMALQRKFYSCFNKFLRCALITVIILWITELLFISMYCNQPLCGVKWVRASTDTDAKESYSQFFYLPTVVITSLPGSGAEILKHLFYNSSDFIYVRIPTEHLDIPETEFEIDSFVDACEWTKSDVKSGRFKMIQGWFHSIGHNTKLHLQNIQLNEVRGSRLVQRTTVVKDKRKKIRRKEPLAEHKSRGKRSLDQDAEYIRELRRHLSTHQSARVVVSLSSGSWTLKLPFIQEVIGPSTKALYVVRDPRAWIYLMLYNSKPSLYSLRNIYQHLSMAFKEEDNNDKCNSNSRYAPEYESLRRLLSGSESNAVSLLAHLWLANTAASLRINQDLSTVNYLLIKFEDIVQFPQETAEEIHVFLGVPLAPARLNEIIFATSTNLFNLPYEGDISPTNINIWTQNMPRKDIGVIEDICWSVMNQLGYSKFTN